A stretch of the Vigna radiata var. radiata cultivar VC1973A chromosome 7, Vradiata_ver6, whole genome shotgun sequence genome encodes the following:
- the LOC106766279 gene encoding uncharacterized protein LOC106766279 has protein sequence MVKKGNIVQYRERLDKSLALPHLTDEQILKTLVKTQLQRSSSKVEIEGCNEKLVETKTKEIYDFLSMLRSASGDNSAGSSTSRSDWKVSYRCHVFFTFQLLI, from the exons ATGGTGAAAAAAGGAAACATTGTGCAGTACAGGGAGAGGTTGGACAAGAGCCTCGCCTTACCTCATCTGACAGATGAACAGATACTCAAAACCCTTGTCAAAACTCAACTCCAACGTTCTTCTTCAAAAGTGGAAATTGAAG GATGTAACGAGAAATTAGTAGAAACCAAAACCAAGGAGATATATGACTTTCTTAGTATGTTGAGAAGTGCTTCTGGAGACAATAGTGCAGGATCTAGTACATCACGCTCTGATTGGAAAGTAAGCTATCGATGTCATGTTTTCTTCACCTTTCAATTGCTTATTTAA
- the LOC106767951 gene encoding transcription factor bHLH18, whose product MTSMEESWTSWLCDMEPDDYSFIGQSDIKVEDVNGSLASPRDIATALEENPQSSFSTESHSSVTESGIEERPLKLLKTCTSNSAKTEQLSQMRASTPCSYILSFDNTNPPTAKVESATKPETKVVKRGIALPSKNESKRVTQESKKTGSSTRSSHHTQDHIIAERMRREKISQQFIALSSLIPDLKKMDKVSVLVEAIRYVKELKEKVKVMEGQRKRKSHEPVTCGKKSQVCAAADEDVSDTSSNSDEFGNSDDPSSKTNLLLPEVEARVSKKNVLIRILCEKEKAVLANIFREIEKLHLSVINSSALSFGSSVLDATIVAEMEDEFNMSVKELAGNLRVGLMQFM is encoded by the exons ATGACTTCAATGGAGGAATCATGGACTAGTTGGCTCTGTGATATG GAGCCAGATGACTACAGTTTCATCGGTCAATCAGACATAAAGGTGGAGGATGTTAATGGAAGTTTAGCATCTCCTCGTGATATAGCCACTGCATTAGAAGAGAACCCGCAGAGCTCATTTTCCACTGAGAGTCACTCTTCAGTGACTGAGAGTGGCATAGAAGAGAGGCCTTTGAAGTTACTCAAGACATGCACTTCAAACTCTGCAAAAACAGAACAACTATCACAAATGAGAGCTTCCACACCCTGCTCCTATATTCTTTCCTTTGACAACACCAATCCACCAACAGCTAAGGTTGAATCGGCTACTAAACCAGAAACCAAGGTTGTGAAACGTGGGATAGCTCTGCCTTCAAAGAATGAATCAAAACGTGTCACTCAGGAGAGCAAGAAAACGGGCTCGTCAACCAGATCTTCTCATCACACACAAGATCACATAATTGCCGAGagaatgagaagagaaaaaattagcCAGCAGTTCATAGCCCTCTCATCCCTTATTCCAGACCTCAAAAAg ATGGACAAGGTGTCTGTATTGGTGGAAGCTATAAGGTACGtgaaggagttgaaggaaaaagtgAAAGTGATGGAGGGACAGCGCAAAAGGAAAAGCCATGAACCGGTGACGTGTGGGAAGAAATCTCAGGTTTGTGCTGCTGCGGACGAGGATGTCTCAGACACTTCATCAAATTCCGATGAGTTCGGAAATTCTGACGATCCCTCATCCAAAACAAATCTGTTACTGCCAGAAGTAGAAGCAAGGGTGTCAAAGAAGAACGTGCTGATTCGAATCCTCTGCGAGAAAGAAAAGGCAGTGCTGGCGAACATTTTTAGAGAGATAGAGAAACTTCATCTCTCAGTCATCAATAGCAGCGCCTTATCTTTCGGCTCCTCTGTTCTCGACGCAACCATCGTAGCCGAG ATGGAAGATGAATTCAACATGAGCGTGAAGGAACTGGCTGGAAATCTGAGAGTAGGACTGATGCAGTTTATGTAG